A stretch of Girardinichthys multiradiatus isolate DD_20200921_A chromosome 20, DD_fGirMul_XY1, whole genome shotgun sequence DNA encodes these proteins:
- the ttll3 gene encoding tubulin monoglycylase TTLL3 isoform X2 — protein sequence MEATNSGKAGILSGQKLQDANQNHAPCLYTKSPEVRVGLPDFNPDRLKTARALADKAVKMQKIFSIQGPYPVIRAALRARGWIEQHMHGSKLQVQQQQQHQSSGSKSSSKDADDHNSEDVEKEQDPNRLHSFLSRLVRNEMVYFYWTNRRDAINTNILQKQQIINHFTKAGSFTTKVGLCLNLRNLHWFDVANPDTFFPRCYTLAAQDEKHAFIEDYRRTACTSLLKYVVKRDQNIQGKGISHNLQDVQVQRKQNKHRSKPLVPSQMITTALKVCQEYLESLEHKDIDKTLETPQTLTQEQWAEFISSYYLVAHGGAQIERSEHLVSSCEAMLQRLEKVSPQLGIDGTQNIWIIKPGAKSRGRGIKCAKRLDQILRMVAIDPALIKESKWVVQKYIEQPLLVHGTKFDVRQWFLVTDWNPLTVWFYKKCYLRFSTQPYSLDTLDSSVHLCNNSIQKHLRPSQQRHCGIPADNMWLDDQFRAFLASQGREALWETVVVQGMKTTIIHALQTAQDLMESRKNTFELYGADFMLDLSLHPWLIEINASPTMAPSTSVTAQLCAAVQEDTLRVVLDRKVDRTADTGDFELIYRQAAVEVPQYLGINLVVEGFAVKNPCPLPPLRSSNQSASKRWGPVKEKESALEKVQALPKMLLKKAESKIRRCEPLSPALPSESSLSKPVKSISIRLPMTVLPIGGGSHSGHLWKRRAEVSNVQPPTTEKQQGPLSQEMTAPKQPRKATSSSTSA from the exons ATGGAGGCCACCAACTCTGGCAAGGCTGGAATCCTGAGTGGGCAGAAGCTGCAGGATGCTAACCAAAACCATGCACCATGTCTGTACA CAAAATCTCCTGAGGTCAGAGTTGGCTTACCTGATTTTAACCCGGACAGACTGAAGACAGCCAGGGCTTTGGCCGATAAAGCAGTTAAG ATGCAGAAGATATTCTCCATCCAAGGCCCCTATCCTGTCATTAGGGCAGCTTTGAGGGCCAGAGGCTGGATTGAACAGCATATGCATGGTTCCAAGCTGCaggtccagcagcagcagcagcatcagagcAGTGGGAGCAAATCCAGCTCGAAGGATGCTGATGACC ACAACTCAGAGGATGTTGAAAAAGAACAGGATCCAAACCGACTGCACAGTTTCCTG tCTCGCCTTGTGCGTAACGAGATGGTTTATTTCTACTGGACAAACCGGAGAGATGCAATCAACACAAACATCTTGCAGAAACAACAGATAATCAATCACTTCACTAAAGCAGGCAGTTTCACCACTAAA gtggggTTATGTCTGAACTTAAGGAACCTCCACTGGTTTGACGTAGCTAACCCAGACACCTTCTTCCCCCGCTGTTACACACTTGCAGCCCAGGATGAGAAGCATGCTTTCATTG AGGACTACAGGCGCACAGCGTGCACCAGTCTTCTGAAGTATGTTGTGAAGAGGGATCAGAATATTCAGGGGAAAGGAATAAGTCACAATCTTCAGGATGTTCAAG TGCAGAGGAAACAGAACAAACACCGCTCTAAACCACTGGTCCCTTCCCAAATGATCACCACCGCACTCAAAGTATGCCAGGAATACCTGGAAAGTCTGGAGCACAAAGATATCGATAAAACCCTGGAAACACCACAGACACTTACACAGGAGCAGTGGGCAGAGTTTATTAGCAGTTATTATCTTGTTGCTCA TGGTGGAGCACAGATTGAGAGAAGTGAACATTTGGTTAGTTCCTGCGAGGCCATGCTGCAGAGGCTTGAGAAGGTCAGCCCACAGTTGGGCATAGATGGCACACAAAACATCTGGATCATCAAACCGGGGGCAAAGTCCAGGGGCAGAG GTATAAAATGTGCAAAGCGTCTTGATCAGATCCTCAGGATGGTGGCCATAGATCCAGCACTTATTAAAGAGAGCAAGTGGGTGGTGCAGAAATACATTGAGCAACCCTTGCTGGTCCATGGCACCAAGTTTGATGTGCGCCAGTGGTTTCTGGTCACTGACTGGAACCCCCTGACTGTATGGTTCTACAAAAAATGCTATTTGCGCTTTTCCACCCAGCCTTACTCATTAGATACACTGGACAG ctCGGTGCACTTGTGCAATAACTCCATCCAGAAGCACCTGAGGCCCTCTCAACAGCGACATTGTGGCATTCCAGCAGACAACATGTGGTTGGATGACCAGTTTAGGGCCTTTCTGGCCAGCCAGGGCAGAGAAGCCCTTTGGGAGACTGTTGTAGTCCAAGGAATGAAAACAACCATTATCCACGCATTACAGACAGCACAGGATCTGATGGAGTCCCGAAAAAACACGTTTGAGCTTTATGGTGCTGATTTTATGTTAG ATCTCAGCCTGCACCCATGGTTAATAGAAATAAACGCTAGCCCCACAATGGCCCCCTCAACCTCAGTGACCGCCCAGCTCTGCGCTGCTGTGCAGGAAGACACATTACGAGTGGTCCTGGACCGGAAAGTTGACCGCACCGCAGACACAGGAGACTTTGAGCTCATATATAGGCAG GCAGCAGTAGAAGTCCCTCAGTACTTAGGAATCAACCTAGTTGTTGAGGGCTTCGCTGTGAAAAACCCTTGCCCTCTTCCTCCACTGAGGTCTTCCAACCAGTCAGCTTCAAAACGGTGGGGTCCAGTCAAAGAAAAGGAGTCTGCACTAGAGAAAGTTCAGGCTTTGCCAAAGATGTTGCTGAAGAAAGCAGAGAGCAAGATTAGGAGATGCGAACCACTATCTCCTGCGCTTCCTTCTGAATCATCTTTGTCCAAACCAGTTAAAAGCATCTCAATTCGTCTGCCAATGACAGTTCTTCCTATTGGTGGAGGCTCTCACTCTGGACATTTGTGGAAGAGACGTGCAGAGGTATCAAATGTTCAACCACCgacaacagagaaacagcaagGTCCTTTGTCCCAGGAGATGACTGCTCCCAAACAGCCTAGGAAAGCAACCAGCAGCTCTACAAGTGCCTAA
- the ttll3 gene encoding tubulin monoglycylase TTLL3 isoform X5 gives MEATNSGKAGILSGQKLQDANQNHAPCLYTKSPEVRVGLPDFNPDRLKTARALADKAVKMQKIFSIQGPYPVIRAALRARGWIEQHMHGSKLQVQQQQQHQSSGSKSSSKDADDHNSEDVEKEQDPNRLHSFLVSAALSRLVRNEMVYFYWTNRRDAINTNILQKQQIINHFTKAGSFTTKVGLCLNLRNLHWFDVANPDTFFPRCYTLAAQDEKHAFIEDYRRTACTSLLKYVVKRDQNIQGKGISHNLQDVQVQRKQNKHRSKPLVPSQMITTALKVCQEYLESLEHKDIDKTLETPQTLTQEQWAEFISSYYLVAHGGAQIERSEHLVSSCEAMLQRLEKVSPQLGIDGTQNIWIIKPGAKSRGRGIKCAKRLDQILRMVAIDPALIKESKWVVQKYIEQPLLVHGTKFDVRQWFLVTDWNPLTVWFYKKCYLRFSTQPYSLDTLDSSVHLCNNSIQKHLRPSQQRHCGIPADNMWLDDQFRAFLASQGREALWETVVVQGMKTTIIHALQTAQDLMESRKNTFELYGADFMLDLSLHPWLIEINASPTMAPSTSVTAQLCAAVQEDTLRVVLDRKVDRTADTGDFELIYRQQ, from the exons ATGGAGGCCACCAACTCTGGCAAGGCTGGAATCCTGAGTGGGCAGAAGCTGCAGGATGCTAACCAAAACCATGCACCATGTCTGTACA CAAAATCTCCTGAGGTCAGAGTTGGCTTACCTGATTTTAACCCGGACAGACTGAAGACAGCCAGGGCTTTGGCCGATAAAGCAGTTAAG ATGCAGAAGATATTCTCCATCCAAGGCCCCTATCCTGTCATTAGGGCAGCTTTGAGGGCCAGAGGCTGGATTGAACAGCATATGCATGGTTCCAAGCTGCaggtccagcagcagcagcagcatcagagcAGTGGGAGCAAATCCAGCTCGAAGGATGCTGATGACC ACAACTCAGAGGATGTTGAAAAAGAACAGGATCCAAACCGACTGCACAGTTTCCTGGTATCTGCAGCATTG tCTCGCCTTGTGCGTAACGAGATGGTTTATTTCTACTGGACAAACCGGAGAGATGCAATCAACACAAACATCTTGCAGAAACAACAGATAATCAATCACTTCACTAAAGCAGGCAGTTTCACCACTAAA gtggggTTATGTCTGAACTTAAGGAACCTCCACTGGTTTGACGTAGCTAACCCAGACACCTTCTTCCCCCGCTGTTACACACTTGCAGCCCAGGATGAGAAGCATGCTTTCATTG AGGACTACAGGCGCACAGCGTGCACCAGTCTTCTGAAGTATGTTGTGAAGAGGGATCAGAATATTCAGGGGAAAGGAATAAGTCACAATCTTCAGGATGTTCAAG TGCAGAGGAAACAGAACAAACACCGCTCTAAACCACTGGTCCCTTCCCAAATGATCACCACCGCACTCAAAGTATGCCAGGAATACCTGGAAAGTCTGGAGCACAAAGATATCGATAAAACCCTGGAAACACCACAGACACTTACACAGGAGCAGTGGGCAGAGTTTATTAGCAGTTATTATCTTGTTGCTCA TGGTGGAGCACAGATTGAGAGAAGTGAACATTTGGTTAGTTCCTGCGAGGCCATGCTGCAGAGGCTTGAGAAGGTCAGCCCACAGTTGGGCATAGATGGCACACAAAACATCTGGATCATCAAACCGGGGGCAAAGTCCAGGGGCAGAG GTATAAAATGTGCAAAGCGTCTTGATCAGATCCTCAGGATGGTGGCCATAGATCCAGCACTTATTAAAGAGAGCAAGTGGGTGGTGCAGAAATACATTGAGCAACCCTTGCTGGTCCATGGCACCAAGTTTGATGTGCGCCAGTGGTTTCTGGTCACTGACTGGAACCCCCTGACTGTATGGTTCTACAAAAAATGCTATTTGCGCTTTTCCACCCAGCCTTACTCATTAGATACACTGGACAG ctCGGTGCACTTGTGCAATAACTCCATCCAGAAGCACCTGAGGCCCTCTCAACAGCGACATTGTGGCATTCCAGCAGACAACATGTGGTTGGATGACCAGTTTAGGGCCTTTCTGGCCAGCCAGGGCAGAGAAGCCCTTTGGGAGACTGTTGTAGTCCAAGGAATGAAAACAACCATTATCCACGCATTACAGACAGCACAGGATCTGATGGAGTCCCGAAAAAACACGTTTGAGCTTTATGGTGCTGATTTTATGTTAG ATCTCAGCCTGCACCCATGGTTAATAGAAATAAACGCTAGCCCCACAATGGCCCCCTCAACCTCAGTGACCGCCCAGCTCTGCGCTGCTGTGCAGGAAGACACATTACGAGTGGTCCTGGACCGGAAAGTTGACCGCACCGCAGACACAGGAGACTTTGAGCTCATATATAGGCAG CAGTAG
- the ttll3 gene encoding tubulin monoglycylase TTLL3 isoform X1, which yields MEATNSGKAGILSGQKLQDANQNHAPCLYTKSPEVRVGLPDFNPDRLKTARALADKAVKMQKIFSIQGPYPVIRAALRARGWIEQHMHGSKLQVQQQQQHQSSGSKSSSKDADDHNSEDVEKEQDPNRLHSFLVSAALSRLVRNEMVYFYWTNRRDAINTNILQKQQIINHFTKAGSFTTKVGLCLNLRNLHWFDVANPDTFFPRCYTLAAQDEKHAFIEDYRRTACTSLLKYVVKRDQNIQGKGISHNLQDVQVQRKQNKHRSKPLVPSQMITTALKVCQEYLESLEHKDIDKTLETPQTLTQEQWAEFISSYYLVAHGGAQIERSEHLVSSCEAMLQRLEKVSPQLGIDGTQNIWIIKPGAKSRGRGIKCAKRLDQILRMVAIDPALIKESKWVVQKYIEQPLLVHGTKFDVRQWFLVTDWNPLTVWFYKKCYLRFSTQPYSLDTLDSSVHLCNNSIQKHLRPSQQRHCGIPADNMWLDDQFRAFLASQGREALWETVVVQGMKTTIIHALQTAQDLMESRKNTFELYGADFMLDLSLHPWLIEINASPTMAPSTSVTAQLCAAVQEDTLRVVLDRKVDRTADTGDFELIYRQAAVEVPQYLGINLVVEGFAVKNPCPLPPLRSSNQSASKRWGPVKEKESALEKVQALPKMLLKKAESKIRRCEPLSPALPSESSLSKPVKSISIRLPMTVLPIGGGSHSGHLWKRRAEVSNVQPPTTEKQQGPLSQEMTAPKQPRKATSSSTSA from the exons ATGGAGGCCACCAACTCTGGCAAGGCTGGAATCCTGAGTGGGCAGAAGCTGCAGGATGCTAACCAAAACCATGCACCATGTCTGTACA CAAAATCTCCTGAGGTCAGAGTTGGCTTACCTGATTTTAACCCGGACAGACTGAAGACAGCCAGGGCTTTGGCCGATAAAGCAGTTAAG ATGCAGAAGATATTCTCCATCCAAGGCCCCTATCCTGTCATTAGGGCAGCTTTGAGGGCCAGAGGCTGGATTGAACAGCATATGCATGGTTCCAAGCTGCaggtccagcagcagcagcagcatcagagcAGTGGGAGCAAATCCAGCTCGAAGGATGCTGATGACC ACAACTCAGAGGATGTTGAAAAAGAACAGGATCCAAACCGACTGCACAGTTTCCTGGTATCTGCAGCATTG tCTCGCCTTGTGCGTAACGAGATGGTTTATTTCTACTGGACAAACCGGAGAGATGCAATCAACACAAACATCTTGCAGAAACAACAGATAATCAATCACTTCACTAAAGCAGGCAGTTTCACCACTAAA gtggggTTATGTCTGAACTTAAGGAACCTCCACTGGTTTGACGTAGCTAACCCAGACACCTTCTTCCCCCGCTGTTACACACTTGCAGCCCAGGATGAGAAGCATGCTTTCATTG AGGACTACAGGCGCACAGCGTGCACCAGTCTTCTGAAGTATGTTGTGAAGAGGGATCAGAATATTCAGGGGAAAGGAATAAGTCACAATCTTCAGGATGTTCAAG TGCAGAGGAAACAGAACAAACACCGCTCTAAACCACTGGTCCCTTCCCAAATGATCACCACCGCACTCAAAGTATGCCAGGAATACCTGGAAAGTCTGGAGCACAAAGATATCGATAAAACCCTGGAAACACCACAGACACTTACACAGGAGCAGTGGGCAGAGTTTATTAGCAGTTATTATCTTGTTGCTCA TGGTGGAGCACAGATTGAGAGAAGTGAACATTTGGTTAGTTCCTGCGAGGCCATGCTGCAGAGGCTTGAGAAGGTCAGCCCACAGTTGGGCATAGATGGCACACAAAACATCTGGATCATCAAACCGGGGGCAAAGTCCAGGGGCAGAG GTATAAAATGTGCAAAGCGTCTTGATCAGATCCTCAGGATGGTGGCCATAGATCCAGCACTTATTAAAGAGAGCAAGTGGGTGGTGCAGAAATACATTGAGCAACCCTTGCTGGTCCATGGCACCAAGTTTGATGTGCGCCAGTGGTTTCTGGTCACTGACTGGAACCCCCTGACTGTATGGTTCTACAAAAAATGCTATTTGCGCTTTTCCACCCAGCCTTACTCATTAGATACACTGGACAG ctCGGTGCACTTGTGCAATAACTCCATCCAGAAGCACCTGAGGCCCTCTCAACAGCGACATTGTGGCATTCCAGCAGACAACATGTGGTTGGATGACCAGTTTAGGGCCTTTCTGGCCAGCCAGGGCAGAGAAGCCCTTTGGGAGACTGTTGTAGTCCAAGGAATGAAAACAACCATTATCCACGCATTACAGACAGCACAGGATCTGATGGAGTCCCGAAAAAACACGTTTGAGCTTTATGGTGCTGATTTTATGTTAG ATCTCAGCCTGCACCCATGGTTAATAGAAATAAACGCTAGCCCCACAATGGCCCCCTCAACCTCAGTGACCGCCCAGCTCTGCGCTGCTGTGCAGGAAGACACATTACGAGTGGTCCTGGACCGGAAAGTTGACCGCACCGCAGACACAGGAGACTTTGAGCTCATATATAGGCAG GCAGCAGTAGAAGTCCCTCAGTACTTAGGAATCAACCTAGTTGTTGAGGGCTTCGCTGTGAAAAACCCTTGCCCTCTTCCTCCACTGAGGTCTTCCAACCAGTCAGCTTCAAAACGGTGGGGTCCAGTCAAAGAAAAGGAGTCTGCACTAGAGAAAGTTCAGGCTTTGCCAAAGATGTTGCTGAAGAAAGCAGAGAGCAAGATTAGGAGATGCGAACCACTATCTCCTGCGCTTCCTTCTGAATCATCTTTGTCCAAACCAGTTAAAAGCATCTCAATTCGTCTGCCAATGACAGTTCTTCCTATTGGTGGAGGCTCTCACTCTGGACATTTGTGGAAGAGACGTGCAGAGGTATCAAATGTTCAACCACCgacaacagagaaacagcaagGTCCTTTGTCCCAGGAGATGACTGCTCCCAAACAGCCTAGGAAAGCAACCAGCAGCTCTACAAGTGCCTAA
- the ttll3 gene encoding tubulin monoglycylase TTLL3 isoform X4 produces the protein MEATNSGKAGILSGQKLQDANQNHAPCLYTKSPEVRVGLPDFNPDRLKTARALADKAVKMQKIFSIQGPYPVIRAALRARGWIEQHMHGSKLQVQQQQQHQSSGSKSSSKDADDHNSEDVEKEQDPNRLHSFLVSAALSRLVRNEMVYFYWTNRRDAINTNILQKQQIINHFTKAGSFTTKVGLCLNLRNLHWFDVANPDTFFPRCYTLAAQDEKHAFIEDYRRTACTSLLKYVVKRDQNIQGKGISHNLQDVQVQRKQNKHRSKPLVPSQMITTALKVCQEYLESLEHKDIDKTLETPQTLTQEQWAEFISSYYLVAHGGAQIERSEHLVSSCEAMLQRLEKVSPQLGIDGTQNIWIIKPGAKSRGRGIKCAKRLDQILRMVAIDPALIKESKWVVQKYIEQPLLVHGTKFDVRQWFLVTDWNPLTVWFYKKCYLRFSTQPYSLDTLDSSVHLCNNSIQKHLRPSQQRHCGIPADNMWLDDQFRAFLASQGREALWETVVVQGMKTTIIHALQTAQDLMESRKNTFELYGADFMLDLSLHPWLIEINASPTMAPSTSVTAQLCAAVQEDTLRVVLDRKVDRTADTGDFELIYRQFFLLVEALTLDICGRDVQRYQMFNHRQQRNSKVLCPRR, from the exons ATGGAGGCCACCAACTCTGGCAAGGCTGGAATCCTGAGTGGGCAGAAGCTGCAGGATGCTAACCAAAACCATGCACCATGTCTGTACA CAAAATCTCCTGAGGTCAGAGTTGGCTTACCTGATTTTAACCCGGACAGACTGAAGACAGCCAGGGCTTTGGCCGATAAAGCAGTTAAG ATGCAGAAGATATTCTCCATCCAAGGCCCCTATCCTGTCATTAGGGCAGCTTTGAGGGCCAGAGGCTGGATTGAACAGCATATGCATGGTTCCAAGCTGCaggtccagcagcagcagcagcatcagagcAGTGGGAGCAAATCCAGCTCGAAGGATGCTGATGACC ACAACTCAGAGGATGTTGAAAAAGAACAGGATCCAAACCGACTGCACAGTTTCCTGGTATCTGCAGCATTG tCTCGCCTTGTGCGTAACGAGATGGTTTATTTCTACTGGACAAACCGGAGAGATGCAATCAACACAAACATCTTGCAGAAACAACAGATAATCAATCACTTCACTAAAGCAGGCAGTTTCACCACTAAA gtggggTTATGTCTGAACTTAAGGAACCTCCACTGGTTTGACGTAGCTAACCCAGACACCTTCTTCCCCCGCTGTTACACACTTGCAGCCCAGGATGAGAAGCATGCTTTCATTG AGGACTACAGGCGCACAGCGTGCACCAGTCTTCTGAAGTATGTTGTGAAGAGGGATCAGAATATTCAGGGGAAAGGAATAAGTCACAATCTTCAGGATGTTCAAG TGCAGAGGAAACAGAACAAACACCGCTCTAAACCACTGGTCCCTTCCCAAATGATCACCACCGCACTCAAAGTATGCCAGGAATACCTGGAAAGTCTGGAGCACAAAGATATCGATAAAACCCTGGAAACACCACAGACACTTACACAGGAGCAGTGGGCAGAGTTTATTAGCAGTTATTATCTTGTTGCTCA TGGTGGAGCACAGATTGAGAGAAGTGAACATTTGGTTAGTTCCTGCGAGGCCATGCTGCAGAGGCTTGAGAAGGTCAGCCCACAGTTGGGCATAGATGGCACACAAAACATCTGGATCATCAAACCGGGGGCAAAGTCCAGGGGCAGAG GTATAAAATGTGCAAAGCGTCTTGATCAGATCCTCAGGATGGTGGCCATAGATCCAGCACTTATTAAAGAGAGCAAGTGGGTGGTGCAGAAATACATTGAGCAACCCTTGCTGGTCCATGGCACCAAGTTTGATGTGCGCCAGTGGTTTCTGGTCACTGACTGGAACCCCCTGACTGTATGGTTCTACAAAAAATGCTATTTGCGCTTTTCCACCCAGCCTTACTCATTAGATACACTGGACAG ctCGGTGCACTTGTGCAATAACTCCATCCAGAAGCACCTGAGGCCCTCTCAACAGCGACATTGTGGCATTCCAGCAGACAACATGTGGTTGGATGACCAGTTTAGGGCCTTTCTGGCCAGCCAGGGCAGAGAAGCCCTTTGGGAGACTGTTGTAGTCCAAGGAATGAAAACAACCATTATCCACGCATTACAGACAGCACAGGATCTGATGGAGTCCCGAAAAAACACGTTTGAGCTTTATGGTGCTGATTTTATGTTAG ATCTCAGCCTGCACCCATGGTTAATAGAAATAAACGCTAGCCCCACAATGGCCCCCTCAACCTCAGTGACCGCCCAGCTCTGCGCTGCTGTGCAGGAAGACACATTACGAGTGGTCCTGGACCGGAAAGTTGACCGCACCGCAGACACAGGAGACTTTGAGCTCATATATAGGCAG TTCTTCCTATTGGTGGAGGCTCTCACTCTGGACATTTGTGGAAGAGACGTGCAGAGGTATCAAATGTTCAACCACCgacaacagagaaacagcaagGTCCTTTGTCCCAGGAGATGA
- the ttll3 gene encoding tubulin monoglycylase TTLL3 isoform X3, which produces MVPSCRSSSSSSIRAVGANPARRMLMTSRLVRNEMVYFYWTNRRDAINTNILQKQQIINHFTKAGSFTTKVGLCLNLRNLHWFDVANPDTFFPRCYTLAAQDEKHAFIEDYRRTACTSLLKYVVKRDQNIQGKGISHNLQDVQVQRKQNKHRSKPLVPSQMITTALKVCQEYLESLEHKDIDKTLETPQTLTQEQWAEFISSYYLVAHGGAQIERSEHLVSSCEAMLQRLEKVSPQLGIDGTQNIWIIKPGAKSRGRGIKCAKRLDQILRMVAIDPALIKESKWVVQKYIEQPLLVHGTKFDVRQWFLVTDWNPLTVWFYKKCYLRFSTQPYSLDTLDSSVHLCNNSIQKHLRPSQQRHCGIPADNMWLDDQFRAFLASQGREALWETVVVQGMKTTIIHALQTAQDLMESRKNTFELYGADFMLDLSLHPWLIEINASPTMAPSTSVTAQLCAAVQEDTLRVVLDRKVDRTADTGDFELIYRQAAVEVPQYLGINLVVEGFAVKNPCPLPPLRSSNQSASKRWGPVKEKESALEKVQALPKMLLKKAESKIRRCEPLSPALPSESSLSKPVKSISIRLPMTVLPIGGGSHSGHLWKRRAEVSNVQPPTTEKQQGPLSQEMTAPKQPRKATSSSTSA; this is translated from the exons ATGGTTCCAAGCTGCaggtccagcagcagcagcagcatcagagcAGTGGGAGCAAATCCAGCTCGAAGGATGCTGATGACC tCTCGCCTTGTGCGTAACGAGATGGTTTATTTCTACTGGACAAACCGGAGAGATGCAATCAACACAAACATCTTGCAGAAACAACAGATAATCAATCACTTCACTAAAGCAGGCAGTTTCACCACTAAA gtggggTTATGTCTGAACTTAAGGAACCTCCACTGGTTTGACGTAGCTAACCCAGACACCTTCTTCCCCCGCTGTTACACACTTGCAGCCCAGGATGAGAAGCATGCTTTCATTG AGGACTACAGGCGCACAGCGTGCACCAGTCTTCTGAAGTATGTTGTGAAGAGGGATCAGAATATTCAGGGGAAAGGAATAAGTCACAATCTTCAGGATGTTCAAG TGCAGAGGAAACAGAACAAACACCGCTCTAAACCACTGGTCCCTTCCCAAATGATCACCACCGCACTCAAAGTATGCCAGGAATACCTGGAAAGTCTGGAGCACAAAGATATCGATAAAACCCTGGAAACACCACAGACACTTACACAGGAGCAGTGGGCAGAGTTTATTAGCAGTTATTATCTTGTTGCTCA TGGTGGAGCACAGATTGAGAGAAGTGAACATTTGGTTAGTTCCTGCGAGGCCATGCTGCAGAGGCTTGAGAAGGTCAGCCCACAGTTGGGCATAGATGGCACACAAAACATCTGGATCATCAAACCGGGGGCAAAGTCCAGGGGCAGAG GTATAAAATGTGCAAAGCGTCTTGATCAGATCCTCAGGATGGTGGCCATAGATCCAGCACTTATTAAAGAGAGCAAGTGGGTGGTGCAGAAATACATTGAGCAACCCTTGCTGGTCCATGGCACCAAGTTTGATGTGCGCCAGTGGTTTCTGGTCACTGACTGGAACCCCCTGACTGTATGGTTCTACAAAAAATGCTATTTGCGCTTTTCCACCCAGCCTTACTCATTAGATACACTGGACAG ctCGGTGCACTTGTGCAATAACTCCATCCAGAAGCACCTGAGGCCCTCTCAACAGCGACATTGTGGCATTCCAGCAGACAACATGTGGTTGGATGACCAGTTTAGGGCCTTTCTGGCCAGCCAGGGCAGAGAAGCCCTTTGGGAGACTGTTGTAGTCCAAGGAATGAAAACAACCATTATCCACGCATTACAGACAGCACAGGATCTGATGGAGTCCCGAAAAAACACGTTTGAGCTTTATGGTGCTGATTTTATGTTAG ATCTCAGCCTGCACCCATGGTTAATAGAAATAAACGCTAGCCCCACAATGGCCCCCTCAACCTCAGTGACCGCCCAGCTCTGCGCTGCTGTGCAGGAAGACACATTACGAGTGGTCCTGGACCGGAAAGTTGACCGCACCGCAGACACAGGAGACTTTGAGCTCATATATAGGCAG GCAGCAGTAGAAGTCCCTCAGTACTTAGGAATCAACCTAGTTGTTGAGGGCTTCGCTGTGAAAAACCCTTGCCCTCTTCCTCCACTGAGGTCTTCCAACCAGTCAGCTTCAAAACGGTGGGGTCCAGTCAAAGAAAAGGAGTCTGCACTAGAGAAAGTTCAGGCTTTGCCAAAGATGTTGCTGAAGAAAGCAGAGAGCAAGATTAGGAGATGCGAACCACTATCTCCTGCGCTTCCTTCTGAATCATCTTTGTCCAAACCAGTTAAAAGCATCTCAATTCGTCTGCCAATGACAGTTCTTCCTATTGGTGGAGGCTCTCACTCTGGACATTTGTGGAAGAGACGTGCAGAGGTATCAAATGTTCAACCACCgacaacagagaaacagcaagGTCCTTTGTCCCAGGAGATGACTGCTCCCAAACAGCCTAGGAAAGCAACCAGCAGCTCTACAAGTGCCTAA